A stretch of the Gossypium hirsutum isolate 1008001.06 chromosome D07, Gossypium_hirsutum_v2.1, whole genome shotgun sequence genome encodes the following:
- the LOC107954871 gene encoding pentatricopeptide repeat-containing protein At4g14850, with protein MPFLTANELGFLLESAISTRSLLFGRATHAHILRTLEIPLPSFLSNHLINMYSKLNLPNSAHLVLLQTPPHSRSVVTWTALISGHVQNGLFSSALLHFSRMRRERISPNDFTFPCAFKASASLRLPVVGKQLHALALKSAQIFDSFVGCSCFDMYMKTGLRDEATNLFEEMPERSIAMWNANISNAVLDGKPNIAVDVFIQFRRIGGEPDPVTFCVFLNACSDALYLDLGRQLHGYVIRSGFDRNLSVCNGLVDFYGKCKEVEGAVMVFDGMEKRNAVSWCSLISAYEQNYEEENACGMFLEARKEGIEPTDFMVSSVISACAGMAGLELGRSIHALAVKACVEGNVFVGSALVDMYGKCGSIDDSEQAFYEIPERNLVSWNAMIGSYAHQGLADMALSLFQDMLSWGEVVPNYVTLVCVLSACSRAGAVKMGMEIFKSMKERFRIQPGAEHYACIVDLLGRAGMVERAYEFIKEMPIHPTISIWGALLNACRVYRKPELGKIAANKLFELDPKDSGNHVLLSNLFASTGRWEEADLVRKEMKDVGIKKGGGCSWITVKNKVHIFQAKDTSHEMNSKIQEMLAKLGNDMKAAGYVPDIDFALFDLEEEEKMTEVGYHSEKIALAFGLIVIPPGVPIRITKNLRICGDCHSAFKFISGIFGREIIVRDNNQFHRFRDRQCSCRDYW; from the coding sequence ATGCCATTTCTCACAGCCAACGAGCTAGGGTTCCTCCTCGAATCCGCCATCTCCACTCGGTCCCTCCTATTCGGCCGAGCCACTCACGCCCACATTCTCAGAACTCTTGAAATTCCTCTCCCTTCTTTCCTGTCCAACCACCTCATCAACATGTACTCCAAACTCAACCTCCCCAACTCCGCCCACCTCGTCCTCTTGCAAACCCCGCCTCACTCACGTTCCGTCGTCACTTGGACGGCCCTCATTTCGGGTCATGTCCAGAACGGCCTTTTCTCTTCCGCTCTCCTCCATTTTTCCCGCATGCGTAGAGAACGAATTTCTCCCAACGATTTCACCTTCCCTTGCGCTTTCAAGGCATCCGCCTCGCTTCGGCTACCTGTTGTGGGAAAGCAACTTCACGCGCTGGCTTTAAAGTCTGCCCAGATTTTCGATTCCTTTGTTGGGTGTAGTTGTTTCGATATGTATATGAAAACGGGGCTTAGAGATGAAGCAACCAATTTGTTTGAAGAAATGCCTGAGAGAAGTATTGCAATGTGGAATGCAAATATTTCTAATGCGGTGCTTGATGGGAAGCCGAATATAGCTGTGGATGTTTTTATTCAGTTTAGAAGGATTGGCGGCGAACCTGATCCGGTTACCTTCTGCGTTTTCCTTAATGCGTGTTCAGATGCTTTGTATTTGGATTTAGGGAGGCAGTTACATGGATATGTGATCCGAAGCGGTTTTGATCGGAATTTGTCCGTCTGCAATGGACTTGTTGATTTTTATGGCAAGTGTAAGGAGGTGGAAGGCGCGGTGATGGTTTTTGATGGGATGGAGAAAAGAAATGCTGTTTCTTGGTGCTCATTGATATCTGCTTATGAGCAAAACTACGAAGAAGAGAATGCCTGTGGAATGTTTTTGGAGGCAAGGAAAGAAGGGATCGAACCTACTGATTTTATGGTCTCGAGTGTTATCAGTGCTTGTGCGGGGATGGCGGGGCTTGAGTTGGGTAGGTCAATTCATGCACTTGCTGTTAAGGCTTGTGTTGAAGGGAATGTTTTCGTTGGGAGTGCATTAGTCGATATGTATGGTAAATGTGGAAGCATTGATGACTCAGAGCAAGCATTTTATGAGATACCTGAGAGGAATTTAGTTAGTTGGAATGCAATGATTGGTAGCTATGCTCATCAAGGGCTTGCTGATATGGCTTTGTCATTGTTTCAAGACATGTTGTCTTGGGGTGAAGTTGTTCCCAATTATGTGACTTTGGTTTGTGTATTATCAGCTTGTAGCAGAGCAGGGGCAGTAAAAATGGGAATGGAAATTTTCAAATCAATGAAGGAAAGGTTTCGAATTCAACCAGGGGCAGAGCATTATGCTTGCATTGTGGACTTGTTAGGGAGAGCTGGGATGGTTGAGCGTGCTTATGAGTTTATCAAGGAAATGCCAATCCATCCTACGATTTCCATCTGGGGGGCTCTTTTGAACGCCTGTAGAGTGTATAGGAAACCAGAATTGGGGAAGATAGCAGCTAATAAACTATTCGAACTCGATCCTAAAGATTCGGGCAACCATGTGTTGCTATCTAATCTGTTTGCGTCTACTGGGAGGTGGGAGGAGGCTGATCTTGTGAGGAAGGAGATGAAAGATGTTGGGATAAAAAAGGGTGGAGGTTGCAGTTGGATCACAGTAAAGAACAAAGTCCACATCTTCCAAGCAAAGGATACTTCACATGAGATGAATTCTAAGATACAAGAAATGTTGGCTAAACTCGGGAATGACATGAAGGCAGCTGGCTATGTTCCGGACATCGATTTTGCACTCTTCGACttagaagaagaagagaaaatgacaGAGGTTGGGTACCATAGTGAGAAGATTGCTCTTGCCTTTGGTCTTATAGTTATACCTCCTGGAGTACCTATAAGAATCACAAAGAACCTTAGAATTTGTGGAGATTGCCATAGTGCCTTCAAGTTCATATCAGGCATTTTTGGGAGAGAAATTATTGTTAGAGATAATAACCAGTTTCATCGATTTAGGGACAGGCAATGCTCTTGTAGAGATTATTGGTGA